In a single window of the Streptomyces cinnabarinus genome:
- a CDS encoding ABC transporter ATP-binding protein, whose amino-acid sequence MAEPILQVSGLVKHYPLTSGILFKKQVGAVKAVDGVDFHLDQGETLGIVGESGCGKSTVAKMLVNLERPTAGSIRYKGEDITTLSGKALRSVRRNIQMVFQDPYTSLNPRMTVGDIIGEPYDIHPEVAPKGDRRRRVQDLLDVVGLNPEYINRYPHQFSGGQRQRIGIARGLALRPEVIVADEPVSALDVSVQAQVINLLDRLQNDFELSYIFIAHDLSIVRHISDRVGVMYLGRIVEIGKDAEIYDHPTHPYTQALLSAVPVPDPEAREHRERIILAGDVPSPTNIPSGCRFRTRCWKAQDRCAEEVPALAVPPHLSLLPGPTAHDSACHFAEEKHVVPTEAPE is encoded by the coding sequence ATGGCTGAGCCGATCCTTCAGGTCAGCGGGCTGGTCAAGCACTACCCGCTGACCTCGGGCATCCTCTTCAAGAAGCAGGTCGGCGCGGTCAAGGCCGTCGACGGCGTGGACTTCCACCTGGACCAGGGCGAGACCCTCGGCATCGTCGGCGAGTCCGGCTGCGGGAAGTCGACGGTCGCCAAGATGCTGGTCAACCTGGAGCGGCCGACGGCCGGTTCGATCAGGTACAAGGGCGAGGACATCACCACCCTGTCCGGCAAGGCCCTCAGGTCGGTCCGCCGCAACATCCAGATGGTCTTCCAGGACCCTTACACCTCGCTCAACCCCCGGATGACGGTGGGCGACATCATCGGGGAGCCCTATGACATCCACCCCGAGGTGGCCCCGAAGGGCGACCGGCGCCGCCGGGTCCAGGACCTGCTGGACGTGGTCGGCCTCAACCCCGAGTACATCAACCGCTATCCGCACCAGTTCTCCGGCGGCCAGCGCCAGCGCATCGGCATCGCCCGGGGGCTGGCGCTGCGCCCCGAGGTGATCGTCGCCGACGAGCCGGTCTCGGCGCTGGACGTCTCGGTGCAGGCCCAGGTCATCAACCTGCTGGACCGCCTCCAGAACGACTTCGAGCTCTCCTACATCTTCATCGCCCACGACCTGTCGATCGTCCGGCACATCTCCGACCGGGTCGGCGTGATGTACCTGGGCCGCATCGTGGAGATCGGCAAGGACGCCGAGATCTACGACCACCCCACGCACCCCTACACCCAGGCGCTGCTCTCCGCGGTCCCGGTCCCCGACCCCGAGGCCCGCGAGCACCGGGAGCGGATCATCCTCGCGGGTGACGTCCCGTCCCCGACGAACATCCCCTCCGGCTGCCGATTCCGCACCCGCTGCTGGAAGGCCCAGGACCGCTGTGCCGAGGAGGTGCCCGCACTCGCGGTCCCACCGCACCTCAGCCTGCTCCCGGGTCCCACGGCCCATGACTCGGCCTGCCACTTCGCGGAGGAGAAACACGTCGTCCCCACGGAGGCGCCGGAGTAA
- a CDS encoding S9 family peptidase, producing the protein MTTRSDSFPRRHARTQRFTLGAPRAFTVAPDGARVAFLRSSSGTDRANALWVLDPEDGRERVAADPRALLGGTTERLSAQERARRERSREGGAGIVGYATDTALELASFALSGRLFVAELRAGTARELPVRGPVIDPRPSPDGRHVAYVAQGALRVVGAEGEGERTLAEEESEQVSYGLAEFIAAEEMGRARGFWWGPESDRLLVARVDDTPVSRWWISDPAHPERAPQQVAYPVAGSANAEVRLFVLGLDGERTEVLWDRARYPYLAHVHWSAAGAPLLLVQARDQRSQLFLAVDPDSGSTRMVHADEDPVWLDLFPGVPCWSPSGNLVRIADEGGARVLAVGERPLTGAQLHVRAVLDVSDDDVLVSASAGEAAAAPEIGEVHVYRVNELGWERVSQEPGVHSAVRAGGVTVLVSAALDRPGARVRVVRDGKQTATVTSYAEDPGLTPRVALVEGGARRVPCAVFMPTDYRGDTSLPVLLDPYGGPHGPRVVAAHNALLTSQWFADQGFAVIVADGRGTPGRSPGWEKAIHHDLTVTLDDQIDALQDLAKTYPLDLSRVAVRGWSFGGWLAGLAVLRRPDVFHAGIAGAPVTDWRLYDTHYTERYLGDPAARPDSYARSSLVTDDGLSEPAEPHRPLMIVHGLADDNVVVAHALRLSSALLSAGRPHEVLPLSGVTHMTPQEQVAENLLLLQVDFLKRSLGM; encoded by the coding sequence ATGACGACGAGGTCTGACTCCTTCCCCCGACGGCACGCCCGTACCCAGCGGTTCACGCTCGGCGCGCCGCGTGCCTTCACCGTGGCGCCGGACGGTGCGCGAGTCGCGTTCCTGCGCTCCTCCTCCGGCACGGACCGGGCCAACGCGCTGTGGGTGCTCGACCCCGAGGACGGCCGGGAGCGCGTGGCGGCGGACCCGCGCGCCCTCCTCGGCGGTACGACGGAACGCCTCTCCGCGCAGGAGCGCGCGCGGCGGGAACGCAGCCGCGAGGGCGGTGCCGGCATCGTCGGCTACGCCACCGACACCGCCCTGGAGTTGGCGTCTTTCGCCTTGTCAGGGCGGCTCTTCGTGGCGGAGCTACGGGCCGGGACGGCGCGTGAACTCCCCGTCCGGGGACCGGTGATCGACCCGCGCCCCTCCCCCGACGGCCGCCATGTCGCCTACGTCGCCCAGGGCGCCCTGCGGGTCGTCGGCGCCGAGGGTGAGGGTGAACGGACGCTCGCCGAGGAGGAGTCGGAGCAGGTCTCCTACGGTCTGGCCGAGTTCATCGCGGCCGAGGAGATGGGGCGGGCGCGGGGCTTCTGGTGGGGCCCGGAGTCGGACCGGCTGCTCGTGGCGCGGGTGGACGACACGCCGGTGAGCCGGTGGTGGATCTCCGATCCGGCCCATCCGGAGCGCGCGCCGCAGCAAGTGGCGTACCCGGTGGCGGGCAGCGCCAACGCGGAGGTACGGCTGTTCGTGCTCGGCCTCGACGGGGAGCGCACGGAGGTGCTGTGGGACCGGGCGCGCTATCCGTATCTGGCGCATGTGCACTGGTCAGCGGCGGGTGCGCCGCTGCTCCTCGTCCAAGCGCGCGACCAGCGCAGCCAGTTGTTCCTGGCGGTGGACCCGGACTCGGGGTCGACCCGGATGGTGCACGCGGATGAAGATCCAGTTTGGCTGGATCTTTTCCCCGGGGTGCCGTGCTGGTCCCCCTCCGGGAACCTGGTGCGGATCGCCGACGAGGGGGGCGCGCGGGTCCTGGCGGTGGGTGAACGACCGCTGACGGGAGCGCAGTTGCACGTCCGTGCGGTGCTCGACGTCTCGGACGACGACGTGCTGGTCTCGGCGTCCGCGGGGGAGGCGGCGGCCGCGCCGGAGATCGGCGAAGTGCATGTGTACCGGGTCAATGAGCTGGGCTGGGAGCGCGTTTCGCAGGAGCCCGGCGTGCACTCGGCGGTGCGCGCCGGGGGCGTGACCGTTCTGGTGTCCGCCGCACTGGACCGGCCGGGGGCGCGGGTGCGGGTAGTGCGGGACGGGAAGCAGACGGCGACGGTCACCTCGTATGCCGAAGATCCCGGTTTGACCCCGCGCGTGGCACTGGTCGAGGGGGGCGCACGCCGTGTCCCGTGCGCCGTGTTTATGCCGACGGACTACCGCGGTGACACCTCCCTGCCGGTTCTGTTGGACCCCTATGGCGGTCCGCACGGGCCGCGCGTGGTCGCCGCGCACAACGCGCTGCTGACCTCGCAGTGGTTCGCCGACCAGGGGTTCGCGGTGATCGTCGCGGACGGCCGGGGCACGCCGGGGCGCTCGCCCGGGTGGGAGAAGGCGATCCACCACGATCTGACCGTCACGCTCGACGACCAGATCGACGCGCTCCAGGACCTCGCCAAGACCTACCCGCTCGATCTGTCCCGGGTCGCCGTCCGCGGCTGGTCCTTCGGGGGCTGGCTGGCGGGGCTCGCCGTGCTGCGCCGCCCTGATGTCTTCCACGCGGGGATCGCGGGCGCACCGGTCACGGACTGGCGGCTGTACGACACCCACTACACCGAGCGGTACCTGGGCGATCCGGCGGCGCGGCCGGACTCGTACGCGAGGAGTTCGCTCGTCACCGACGACGGTCTGTCCGAACCGGCCGAGCCGCACCGCCCGTTGATGATCGTGCACGGGCTGGCCGACGACAACGTGGTGGTCGCACATGCTCTGCGGCTGTCGTCGGCGCTGCTGTCGGCGGGCCGTCCGCACGAGGTCCTGCCGCTGTCCGGGGTGACCCACATGACCCCGCAGGAACAGGTCGCGGAGAACCTGCTGCTGCTCCAAGTGGACTTCCTGAAGCGTTCGCTGGGGATGTAG
- the mshB gene encoding N-acetyl-1-D-myo-inositol-2-amino-2-deoxy-alpha-D-glucopyranoside deacetylase, translating into MTDLPDRRLLLVHAHPDDESINNGATMAAYAADGARVTLVTCTLGERGEVIPPGLAHLSGAALGEYRLRELTAAMRALGVDDFRLLGGPGRYCDSGMMGLPDNDDPDCFWQADVDEAAGHLLKVIREVRPQVLVTYDENGGYGHPDHIQAHRVAMRAAELAAEAGLPIAKVYWNRVPRTVGEQAFARLQDALPELPFTKTAVLDDVPGVVADERITTVVDGTAHTAAKTAAMAAHATQIEVSGEYFVLSNELAQPVFTTEYYELVRGERSGTPETDLFAGIAGNTGIEEV; encoded by the coding sequence ATGACGGACCTGCCCGACCGGCGTCTGCTGCTGGTGCACGCGCACCCCGACGACGAGTCGATCAACAACGGCGCGACCATGGCCGCCTACGCCGCCGACGGCGCCCGGGTGACCCTGGTCACCTGCACGCTCGGCGAACGCGGCGAGGTCATCCCGCCCGGCCTCGCGCACCTGTCCGGTGCCGCCCTCGGCGAGTACCGCCTGCGGGAGCTGACCGCGGCCATGCGCGCGCTCGGCGTCGACGACTTCCGTCTGCTCGGCGGGCCCGGCCGCTACTGCGACTCCGGGATGATGGGCCTGCCCGACAACGACGACCCCGACTGCTTCTGGCAGGCCGACGTCGACGAGGCCGCCGGACACCTCCTGAAGGTGATCCGCGAGGTCCGCCCCCAGGTCCTGGTCACCTACGACGAGAACGGCGGCTACGGCCACCCGGACCACATCCAGGCCCACCGCGTCGCCATGCGCGCCGCCGAGCTGGCGGCCGAGGCTGGCCTGCCGATCGCCAAGGTCTACTGGAACCGCGTCCCGCGCACCGTTGGCGAGCAGGCTTTCGCCCGCCTCCAGGACGCCCTGCCGGAGCTGCCCTTCACCAAGACGGCCGTCCTCGACGACGTCCCCGGAGTGGTGGCGGACGAGCGGATCACCACCGTCGTCGACGGCACCGCGCACACCGCCGCCAAGACCGCGGCGATGGCCGCCCACGCCACCCAGATCGAGGTGTCCGGAGAGTACTTCGTCCTCTCCAACGAACTCGCCCAGCCCGTCTTCACCACCGAGTACTACGAGTTGGTACGCGGCGAGCGGTCCGGGACGCCCGAGACCGACCTGTTCGCGGGAATCGCCGGAAACACCGGGATCGAGGAAGTGTGA
- a CDS encoding DUF6113 family protein yields the protein MKTEQTPLLAQPLRLPSLARGIALFGLFLLGAVVGAAGALIQAAWFPLGLLLALAGEIGLCVGGALAVRGRSGAVAPAGGWMLAVILLTASRPEGDFVFASDGGSYVFLLGGMAAAVMCATLAPTRQPDGAGVRLRK from the coding sequence ATGAAGACCGAACAGACCCCGCTGCTCGCCCAGCCCCTCAGACTTCCCTCGCTCGCCCGCGGCATCGCGCTGTTCGGCCTGTTCCTGCTCGGCGCGGTCGTCGGCGCCGCGGGTGCGCTGATCCAGGCGGCCTGGTTCCCGCTCGGGCTGCTGCTCGCGCTCGCGGGCGAGATCGGGCTCTGTGTCGGCGGCGCCCTCGCCGTCCGCGGCCGGTCCGGCGCGGTGGCGCCCGCAGGCGGCTGGATGCTCGCCGTCATCCTGCTCACCGCCAGCCGCCCGGAGGGAGACTTCGTCTTCGCCTCGGACGGCGGCTCCTACGTTTTCCTCCTCGGCGGTATGGCCGCGGCTGTGATGTGCGCCACCCTCGCGCCCACGCGGCAACCGGACGGCGCCGGGGTCCGACTTCGCAAGTGA
- a CDS encoding transglutaminase-like domain-containing protein encodes MRPPYPPPPERSLELRRRFAEEARCERPDLSTLCLLLCAEADGTLDEAGMDAAQMELDRLAGLLPFRPGGPRAWAVALRELLGDRIGFRGAPGDYQRLESSLLHEVLRRGRGLPILLSVVWMEVARRAGAPVYGVALPGHFVVGFGEPGEQVLADPFNGGRALTGADAELLVAGATGAALDPSMLVPATPLEVVSRILNNIRAWAAARPERSDVALWAVELALLLPSHPARLRYERAQLLVQRGDFLTGAAELEAYAEVVETVDAPAAGRVRQQARAARAMLN; translated from the coding sequence ATGCGTCCCCCCTACCCCCCGCCGCCCGAACGTTCGCTCGAACTGCGCCGCCGGTTCGCCGAGGAGGCCCGCTGCGAGCGGCCCGATCTGTCGACGCTCTGTCTGCTGCTGTGCGCCGAGGCGGACGGCACGCTGGACGAGGCGGGCATGGACGCGGCCCAGATGGAGCTGGACCGGCTGGCGGGGCTGCTGCCGTTCCGGCCCGGCGGGCCGCGGGCCTGGGCCGTTGCCCTGCGCGAACTCCTCGGCGACCGGATCGGTTTCCGGGGCGCGCCGGGTGACTACCAGCGGCTGGAGTCCTCGCTGCTGCACGAGGTGCTGCGGCGCGGGCGCGGGCTGCCGATCCTGCTGTCGGTGGTGTGGATGGAGGTGGCCCGCAGGGCGGGGGCGCCGGTGTACGGGGTGGCTCTGCCGGGGCACTTCGTGGTCGGGTTCGGGGAGCCGGGCGAGCAGGTGCTGGCCGATCCGTTCAACGGCGGCCGGGCGCTCACGGGGGCCGACGCCGAGCTGCTGGTGGCGGGCGCCACGGGGGCCGCGCTGGATCCGTCGATGCTGGTGCCGGCGACGCCGCTGGAGGTCGTCTCGCGGATCCTCAACAACATCCGGGCCTGGGCCGCGGCCCGGCCGGAGCGCTCGGACGTGGCGCTGTGGGCGGTCGAGCTGGCGCTGCTGCTGCCCTCGCATCCGGCCAGGCTGCGCTACGAGCGGGCGCAGCTGCTGGTGCAGCGCGGCGACTTCCTGACCGGCGCGGCGGAGCTGGAGGCGTACGCGGAGGTGGTGGAGACGGTCGACGCCCCCGCCGCGGGCCGGGTACGGCAGCAGGCGCGGGCGGCGCGGGCGATGCTGAACTGA
- a CDS encoding GNAT family N-acetyltransferase, which yields MEISATGRLEVRITAADVGKRVSVRRLNDPPREGEKFTDTVGVLASWDAGVLLITRKTGETVRIAESSLVAGKVVPSAPARRRGPAASYAELAHITTRAWRPVESERLGEWELRAAAGFTRRANSVLPLGEPGMPLDEALAAVRSWYGERGLPAYVQTATGAEGTQELLCAELERRGWTREVSAELWIGALAPLADREEPAGVVLSRAADEAWLARYQRKGLGEVALKVLGSGPSVWFATVPGDGEVPAAIGRCVVDGRWAGFAAVEVDPALRRRGLASAVMAALAARALDEGASAAWLQVETDNAAARALYAGNGFSAHHAYHHYREPDSEPGNSGSDR from the coding sequence GTGGAAATCTCTGCGACGGGGCGCCTTGAGGTCCGTATCACCGCTGCTGACGTGGGTAAACGGGTCTCCGTACGACGCCTGAACGATCCCCCGCGCGAGGGTGAGAAGTTCACCGACACGGTGGGTGTTCTCGCATCATGGGACGCCGGTGTGCTGCTGATCACACGGAAGACCGGCGAAACCGTCCGTATCGCGGAATCGTCGCTGGTCGCGGGCAAGGTCGTGCCGAGCGCCCCGGCCCGCCGCAGGGGACCCGCCGCCTCGTACGCGGAACTGGCGCACATCACCACGCGCGCGTGGCGGCCGGTGGAGAGCGAGCGGCTCGGCGAGTGGGAGCTGCGCGCCGCCGCCGGATTCACCCGCCGCGCGAACTCGGTGCTCCCGCTGGGCGAACCCGGGATGCCCCTCGACGAGGCCCTGGCCGCCGTACGGAGCTGGTACGGCGAGCGCGGGCTGCCCGCCTACGTCCAGACCGCGACCGGCGCGGAGGGCACCCAGGAGCTGCTCTGCGCCGAGCTGGAGCGGCGGGGCTGGACACGTGAGGTCTCCGCCGAGCTGTGGATCGGGGCGCTGGCCCCGCTCGCCGACCGCGAGGAGCCCGCCGGTGTGGTGCTGTCCCGGGCGGCGGACGAGGCGTGGCTGGCCCGCTACCAGCGCAAGGGGCTCGGCGAGGTGGCCCTGAAGGTGCTGGGCAGCGGCCCTTCGGTGTGGTTCGCGACGGTTCCCGGGGACGGCGAGGTGCCCGCGGCCATCGGGCGGTGCGTGGTCGACGGCCGCTGGGCCGGCTTCGCCGCCGTCGAGGTCGATCCGGCGCTGCGGCGCCGGGGGCTGGCCTCCGCCGTCATGGCCGCGCTGGCCGCACGCGCCCTGGACGAGGGGGCGTCGGCGGCCTGGCTCCAGGTCGAGACGGACAACGCGGCGGCGCGGGCGCTGTACGCGGGGAACGGTTTCTCCGCGCATCACGCGTACCACCACTACCGCGAGCCCGACAGCGAGCCGGGGAACTCCGGCTCGGACCGGTAA
- the fdxA gene encoding ferredoxin, translating into MTYVIAQPCVDVKDKACIEECPVDCIYEGSRSLYIHPDECVDCGACEPVCPVEAIFYEDDVPEEWKDYYKANVEFFDELGSPGGASKLGLIERDHPFVAALPPQAE; encoded by the coding sequence GTGACCTACGTCATCGCGCAGCCTTGTGTCGACGTCAAGGACAAGGCGTGCATCGAGGAGTGCCCGGTCGATTGCATCTACGAGGGCTCCCGGTCCTTGTACATCCACCCGGACGAATGCGTCGACTGTGGTGCCTGTGAGCCGGTCTGCCCGGTCGAGGCGATCTTCTACGAGGACGACGTGCCGGAGGAGTGGAAGGACTACTACAAGGCCAATGTCGAGTTCTTCGATGAGCTCGGCTCTCCCGGCGGCGCCAGCAAGCTGGGCCTGATCGAGCGCGACCACCCCTTCGTCGCCGCGCTCCCGCCGCAGGCCGAGTAA
- a CDS encoding bifunctional succinyldiaminopimelate transaminase/glutamate-prephenate aminotransferase, which translates to MSAVSDRLPTFPWDKLAPYKATAAAHPGGIVDLSVGTPVDPVPELIQKALIAAADSPGYPTVWGTPELRDAITGWVERRLGARGVTHRHVLPIVGSKELVAWLPTQLGLGPGDRVAYPRLAYPTYEVGARLARAEYEVYDTETFAATAAGTELDPEGLKLLWLNSPSNPTGKVLSKEELTRIVAWARAHGVLLFSDECYLELGWDADPVSVLHPDVNGGSYEGIVAVHSLSKRSNLAGYRAAFLAGDPEVLAPLLEIRKHGGMMTSAPTQAAVIAALGDDEHVRVQRERYAARRDALRTALVNHGFRIEHSEASLYLWATRSESCWDTVAHLADLGVLVAPGDFYGEAGERYVRVAFTATDERVQEAVRRLA; encoded by the coding sequence GTGTCCGCAGTCTCCGACCGTCTCCCCACCTTTCCCTGGGACAAGCTGGCGCCGTACAAAGCGACGGCGGCCGCGCATCCCGGCGGCATCGTCGACCTCTCGGTCGGCACCCCGGTCGACCCGGTCCCCGAGCTGATCCAGAAAGCGCTGATCGCGGCGGCCGACTCGCCGGGCTATCCGACGGTCTGGGGCACGCCGGAGCTGCGTGACGCGATCACGGGCTGGGTGGAGCGCCGCCTGGGCGCCCGCGGGGTGACCCACCGGCACGTCCTGCCGATCGTCGGCTCCAAGGAACTCGTCGCCTGGCTCCCCACCCAGCTGGGCCTCGGCCCCGGCGACCGCGTCGCCTACCCCCGCCTGGCCTACCCGACCTACGAGGTCGGCGCCCGCCTGGCCCGCGCCGAGTACGAGGTCTACGACACTGAGACATTTGCGGCTACCGCCGCGGGGACCGAGCTGGACCCCGAGGGCCTGAAGCTCCTCTGGCTCAACTCCCCGTCCAACCCCACGGGCAAGGTGCTGTCCAAGGAGGAGCTGACGAGGATCGTCGCCTGGGCCCGCGCGCACGGCGTCCTGCTCTTCTCGGACGAGTGCTACCTGGAGCTGGGCTGGGACGCCGACCCGGTCTCGGTGCTGCACCCGGACGTCAACGGCGGCTCCTACGAGGGGATCGTGGCCGTCCACTCCCTCTCCAAGCGCTCCAACCTCGCGGGCTACCGCGCGGCCTTCCTCGCGGGCGACCCGGAGGTCCTCGCCCCGCTGCTGGAGATCCGCAAGCACGGCGGCATGATGACCTCGGCGCCGACCCAGGCGGCCGTGATCGCGGCCCTCGGCGACGACGAGCACGTCCGTGTCCAGCGCGAGCGCTACGCGGCCCGTCGCGACGCCCTGCGCACCGCCCTGGTGAATCACGGCTTCCGCATCGAGCACAGCGAGGCCAGCCTCTACCTGTGGGCCACCCGGTCCGAGTCCTGCTGGGACACCGTGGCCCACCTGGCCGACCTGGGCGTCCTGGTGGCCCCGGGCGACTTCTACGGCGAGGCGGGCGAGCGGTACGTGCGGGTGGCGTTCACGGCGACCGACGAACGCGTCCAGGAGGCCGTACGGCGGCTGGCCTGA
- a CDS encoding ATP-binding protein, translating to MTLPLTRRIARAALLVAAGAAAGVGAAGSASAAPELPATPNLGGLTALDGASVGNTVDGAAQNVTGLAGETGSKAVKKSVPAAGKTSGKAVKKAAPAAQKTAGDAAGSAGDILGDTTSTAAKGGLPTESLTKGGLPAADSLPVGGSLPLGG from the coding sequence ATGACCCTCCCCCTGACCCGCCGGATCGCCCGTGCCGCGCTGCTCGTCGCTGCGGGAGCGGCCGCCGGGGTCGGTGCGGCCGGCTCCGCCAGCGCGGCCCCGGAACTGCCCGCCACCCCGAACCTCGGCGGTCTGACCGCCCTGGACGGTGCGAGCGTGGGCAACACGGTCGACGGTGCGGCGCAGAACGTCACCGGGCTCGCGGGCGAAACCGGCAGCAAGGCGGTCAAGAAGTCGGTGCCGGCCGCGGGCAAGACCAGTGGCAAGGCGGTCAAGAAGGCCGCGCCCGCCGCGCAGAAGACCGCCGGTGACGCCGCCGGTTCGGCCGGGGACATCCTGGGCGACACCACGTCCACCGCGGCCAAGGGCGGTCTGCCGACCGAGTCCCTGACCAAGGGCGGGCTGCCCGCGGCGGACTCCCTGCCGGTCGGGGGGAGCCTGCCCCTCGGAGGCTGA
- a CDS encoding heavy metal transporter, whose translation MPELSPTPRRRGRLFRFGAAFVVLLAVAGYLVVQYVTGGAGAPGCKVVSGDDDAAVYEFSPEQAVNAATIAAVGTGRDLPERAVTIALATALQESALRNIEHGDRDSLGLFQQRPSQGWGTEKEIMDPTYSAGIFYDHLVKVEDYTKLPLTVAAQRVQRSGYPDAYAKHEPDATLLADALTGRSAATLTCEGRPGTTPVTGTDPVRTALARDFGRDALEPAGAVVDGAATPSAAPRAGSDGRTLTLPVAEGAQRGWQLAHWAVANASALRLERVSYAGREWTAGNTDSQWRPIGTEGAAGAEKGTGSVRIVTAH comes from the coding sequence GTGCCAGAGCTGTCCCCCACTCCCAGACGCCGTGGCCGCCTCTTCCGTTTCGGGGCGGCCTTCGTGGTCCTGCTCGCGGTGGCGGGCTATCTCGTGGTGCAGTACGTCACCGGAGGCGCGGGAGCGCCGGGCTGCAAGGTCGTCTCGGGCGACGACGACGCGGCGGTGTACGAGTTCTCGCCGGAGCAGGCCGTGAACGCGGCGACGATCGCCGCCGTCGGCACCGGGCGGGACCTGCCCGAGCGGGCGGTGACCATAGCCCTGGCGACCGCGCTCCAGGAGTCCGCGCTGCGCAACATCGAGCATGGCGACCGGGACTCGCTGGGCCTGTTCCAGCAGCGGCCCTCGCAGGGCTGGGGCACCGAGAAGGAGATCATGGACCCGACCTACTCGGCGGGGATCTTCTACGACCACCTGGTCAAGGTGGAGGACTACACGAAGCTGCCGCTCACGGTCGCCGCGCAGCGCGTGCAGCGCAGCGGCTACCCGGACGCGTACGCCAAGCACGAGCCGGACGCCACGTTGCTCGCCGATGCCCTGACCGGTCGTTCGGCGGCCACGCTGACCTGCGAGGGGCGTCCGGGCACCACCCCGGTCACGGGGACCGACCCGGTGCGGACCGCGCTCGCGCGGGACTTCGGACGGGACGCCCTGGAGCCCGCCGGCGCCGTGGTCGACGGCGCGGCCACGCCCTCCGCCGCCCCGCGCGCCGGGAGCGACGGGCGCACGCTGACCCTGCCGGTCGCCGAGGGGGCTCAGCGCGGCTGGCAGCTCGCGCACTGGGCCGTGGCCAACGCCTCCGCCCTGCGCCTTGAGCGGGTGTCGTACGCGGGCCGGGAGTGGACGGCCGGGAACACGGACAGCCAGTGGCGTCCGATCGGCACCGAGGGCGCCGCGGGTGCGGAGAAGGGCACGGGGTCCGTCCGTATCGTGACCGCCCACTAG
- the dapE gene encoding succinyl-diaminopimelate desuccinylase, with protein MPDTPLDLTLDAALLTARLVDFPSESGAEKPLADAIETALRALPHLTVDRYGNNIVARTDLGRAERVILAGHIDTVPIAENVPSRLDEDGVLWGCGTCDMKSGVAVQLRIAATVPAPNRDLTFVFYDNEEVAAHLNGLRHVAEAHPEWLAGDFAVLLEPSDGQVEGGCQGTLRVLLRTKGERAHSARGWMGSNAIHAAAPILARLASYEPRRPVIDGLEYREGLNAVGISGGVAGNVIPDECVVTVNFRYAPDRTEEEALAHVHEVFADCGVEEFVVDDHSPGALPGLSHPAAAAFIEAVGGTPMPKYGWTDVSRFSALGVPAVNYGPGNPHLAHKRDERVETAKILAGEERLRAWLTA; from the coding sequence ATGCCCGACACGCCGCTTGACCTCACGCTGGACGCCGCGCTGCTGACCGCGCGGCTCGTCGACTTCCCCTCCGAGAGCGGTGCCGAGAAGCCCCTCGCGGACGCGATCGAGACCGCCCTGCGGGCCCTGCCGCACCTCACCGTCGACCGGTACGGCAACAACATCGTGGCGCGCACCGACCTCGGCCGCGCCGAGCGCGTGATCCTCGCCGGCCACATCGACACCGTCCCCATCGCGGAGAACGTCCCCTCCCGGCTGGACGAGGACGGCGTCCTGTGGGGCTGCGGCACCTGCGACATGAAGTCCGGCGTCGCGGTACAGCTGCGCATCGCCGCGACCGTCCCCGCCCCCAACCGCGACCTGACCTTCGTCTTCTACGACAACGAAGAGGTCGCCGCACACCTCAACGGTCTGCGTCATGTGGCCGAGGCACACCCCGAGTGGCTGGCCGGGGACTTCGCGGTGCTGCTGGAGCCCTCCGACGGCCAGGTCGAGGGCGGCTGCCAGGGCACCCTGCGGGTCCTGCTGAGGACCAAGGGCGAGCGGGCGCACTCGGCGCGCGGCTGGATGGGCTCCAACGCGATCCACGCGGCCGCCCCGATCCTGGCCCGCCTCGCCTCGTACGAACCCCGCCGGCCGGTGATCGACGGCCTGGAGTACCGGGAGGGCCTGAACGCGGTGGGCATCTCGGGCGGTGTGGCGGGCAACGTCATCCCCGACGAGTGCGTCGTGACGGTCAACTTCCGCTACGCCCCCGACCGTACGGAGGAGGAGGCGCTGGCCCATGTCCACGAGGTGTTCGCGGACTGCGGGGTCGAGGAGTTCGTGGTCGACGACCACAGCCCCGGGGCGCTGCCCGGCCTCTCCCACCCGGCGGCCGCGGCCTTCATCGAGGCGGTGGGCGGGACCCCGATGCCGAAGTACGGCTGGACGGACGTGTCCCGCTTCTCCGCCCTCGGCGTCCCCGCGGTCAACTACGGCCCCGGCAACCCGCACCTGGCGCACAAGCGGGACGAGCGGGTGGAGACGGCGAAGATCCTGGCGGGCGAGGAGCGTCTGCGGGCCTGGCTGACGGCGTAG